The Hujiaoplasma nucleasis DNA window AGGTGAAGAGACGGCTTATGAAATTGTTGTTAAGAATTCAAATGCCATAGCTGATATGATTGATCATATTCAAATTATACCTGATGAATTGGCTGCACCTACCGATGAATTTTTAGCAGAACAAGGTGTTCCATCAATTTCAAAAAAAGTAGAAAAAATGGTCAATGATCAAGTGACAGCACTTTATGGGAATCCTTTACCTGAACTTGTAAAACATAGGGTAGAAAAAGAGTTAGGTAATATCATTAAGCATAAGTTTTCTACGGTATATTATATTTCTCATTTACTTGTAAAAAAATCCTTAGAAGAAGGTTACTTGGTTGGATCAAGAGGCTCTGTTGGTTCATCATTGGTGGCGACACTAATGGAAATTACCGAAGTCAACCCATTGCCACCACATTATGTATGTCCACATTGCCATTTTTCTGCATTTAAAAAAACAGATGAAGAAATTAAAATGTATGGTTTAAATGATTTTGAAAGAGAAAATCAAACTTTATTAAGTGAAACTGATTGTGGATGGGACTTACCACAAAAGGAATGTCCTGTTTGTGGAACACTGATGAAACGCGATGGTCATGACATTCCTTTCGAAACATTTTTAGGGTTTAATGGTGATAAAACTCCGGATATAGATTTAAATTTCTCTGGTGATTATCAAGGTGTTGTGCATGAGTATATTCGTAAATTGTTTGGTAAAAACCATGCCTTTAGGGGAGGAACCATATCAACATGTGCTGCGAGAACATCTTTTGCTATGGTGAAAGATTATTATAAAAAAATCAATGACCAAAGAAAAAAAGAAGGCATTGATCCAATTTTAATTAGAAGAGCTGAAATGGAACGTTTGGCCTTGGGTATTGAAGGTTCAAAAAGAACAAGTGGTCAACATCCTGGAGGAATTGTTGTTGTTCCAAATAATCGATCAATATTTGATTTCACACCGATTCAGTATCCAGGGGATTCAACAGATCATTCTTGGAAAACAACTCACTATGAGTATCATTCTATAGAAAACAATCTTTTTAAACTTGATGTTTTAGGACATGATGACCCAACCATGATTAGATATTTAATGGATTTAGTTAAGGCCCATCAAGAGGAAGTTCCTTTTGATGATCCCAAAGATATTCCAGTTGATGATAGCGATGTGTATCGTTTATTATCTGGTACAGAAATTCTTAATTTAACTAAGGAAGACATCCAATCAGATGTAGCTTCATATGGAGTCCCTGAGTTAGGAACAAGTTTTGTTAGAGGCATGTTAAGTGAATCTAAGCCAAAATCATTTGCTGAACTCGTCAAAATTTCAGGTTTGTCTCATGGAACTGATGTTTGGTATGGTAACTCACATTCTTTGGTTACTGGTAGAGAAAAAAGATTCGGAAAGTTAGATTTTAAAGATATCATTGGTTGTCGAGATGATATTATGGTTGACTTAATGGCTTGGGGTATGAAACCAACCCTAGCCTTTGAAATCATGGAGTTTGTTAGAAAAGGCAAAGCTGCAAAATCTCCGGAAAAGTGGATGGGTTATGCAGAATTAATGAGAGATGCTAATGTGCCTGAATGGTATATATGGTCATGTTCAAAAATTAAATATATGTTTCCAAAAGCCCATGCAACAGCATATGTTTTAATGGCCTTAAGAATTGCCTGGTTTAAACTTTACAAACCAATTTATTTTTATGCAGCTTATTTTTCTAAAAGAGCTACAGCTTTTGATGTTGATGTCTTATATAGAAATGAAGTTGGTATTGTCAATAAAATGAATGAAATAAAGGCTCAAGGTAATAAAGCATCTAATAAAGAAAAAGAACTATTAACGACTCTAGAAGTCGCTTTAGAAATGGTTAAAAGAGGTTTTACATTTAAACCAATTGACCTTTATCTTTCACAGGCTAGAGATTTTATTATATCTGAAGATAAAAAGTCTTTAATTTTACCTTTTATTGTGATAGACTCTATGGGTGAAAAGGCTGCTCAATCTGTTGTAGAAGCAAGACAAGAAAGAGACTTTATATCTAAAGAAGATGTTAAACAGAGAACTAAGTTATCCAAGGTCTTATTTGAAAAACTAGAGACTCTAGGAACCTTTGATGGTATGAATAACGAGAATCAAGTTTCAATATTTGATTTCTAAACAAATTATCACAAAAAAATCAAAAATATAGTATATAATATGATTACTTATAGGAGGTTAACTATATGAGAATGAGAAGTACAAATCCAGTGCTTACTAAAATGTCGAATTATGATTATGTGACGGATAGACCTATTACTTATACTAATGTGACTGTAAAAACACTATTTTTATTAGGTATTGCTGTTTTAACAGCTTTAGCTTCACTTATTTATTTTCCTGAATTTTTAACACCAGGTGTTTTAATCGGCGCAATGATTATTGGTTTTATTTCTGTTATCATTGGAACAAGATCTATTAATTATGCACCAATTTTTGGAATAATATACGCAGTTAGTGAAGGTTTGGTTCTTGGAGTAGTATCAGCATTATTCGCTTATATGTATGAAGGCATAGTGATCACTGCTTTAACAACTACCCTATTGGTATTTGTCATCATGCTTTTATTATTTTCAACCAATGTTATTAAAGTCAATCAAAAATTTGCTTCATTTATGGTTGTTGCGCTCATTTCGGTAATTATCATGTCCTTGATTGGTATTTTATTACCTAGTGTTTTTGGCGGTTCTTTCTATACTATTATTGTATTGGTTTCAGCAGGATTGTCAGCTTTCTTCTTGTTATTAGATTTTCAAAGCATTAAGACTTCTGTTGAATCTGGTATGGATCAAAAAGTTGGTTGGATACTTGCATTAGGTTTAATGATTACCATTGTATGGATTTATATAGAAATGTTAAGATTACTTGCTTTATTTAGTAGAAATAATTAACTTGTAAATAAGGTGAAAATTTTGTATAATAAAGTAACACAATGATAAAGAACAAGTAGCTTAATTTTATACTGATAGAGAAAATGCGGTTGGTGCAAGCATTGAGTATATATTAAGTGAATTCATCTTTTGAGTGAGACCAATCATCTCCGTATATCTGCGTTAAAGATCAAAGTGCTAGTTAACTAGAACTAAGGTGGTACCACGGTGATTAATCGTCCTTGCATAAGGACGATTTTTTTTTGGAAAAGGAGAATAATAATGCAAGAAAAAATTAATTTATTGGTAAAAAAAGCCATAGAAGAACTCAATCATACAAAAGATATGAATGAATTAATGCTTTTAAAATCTAAATTTTTAGGTAAGAAAAGCGAATTCAATCAATTTATGCAAGAGATAAAAAATTTGCCTAATGAGGAAAAACCAAAAGTGGGGCAAATGGTTAACCTTGCAAAAAATGAAATTAGCCAAAAAATAAATGAAGTTAAAAGACAAATTGAAGAAGAGCAAATTCTTAATCAATTAAAAAAGGAAACCATAGATATTTCTTTGCCTGGAAAAAAATTCCCTCTTGGAAAAAAACATGTTATTACCCAAACGATAGAAGAAATAGAAGATATTTTTATTGGACTTGGTTATGAAATCAAAGAAGGTCCTGAACAAGAACAAGACCTTTATAATTTCGAAATGTTAAATTTACCTAAAGACCATCCTGCTAGAGATATGCAAGATTCACTTTATATTAGTGAAGATACTCTACTAAGAACGCATACTTCACCTGTTCAAGTTAGGACACTTTTAGAGTATGTAGGTAAAAAACCGGTAAAAATTATTGCACCAGGAAGGGTTTATCGAAAGGATGATGATGATCAAACACATTCTCATCAATTTCATCAAGTAGAAGCCCTTGTTGTAGATAAAAAAACATCTTTGTCAGACTTAAAGGGTACTTTGTTGATTGCTGCTCAAAAGTTATTTGGTTCTGAAAGACAAATCAGATTAAGACCTTCTTATTTTCCATTTACTGAGCCAAGTGTAGAGGTTGATGTATCTTGTTATGTTTGTTCAGGTAAGGGTTGTTCAATGTGTAAAGAGACAGGTTGGATAGAAATATTAGGCGCTGGAATGGTTAATAATAATGTTTTAAAAGCTGCTGGTTATGACCCTGATCTTTATCAAGGTTTTGCCATTGGTTTTGGTGTTGAGCGTATAGCAATGCTTAAATTAGGTATAGATGATATTCGAAATCTTTATACAAATGATTTAAGATTCAACTCACAATTTTAGGAGGCCGAAAATGAAAGTATCTATCAATTGGTTGAAAAATTATTTTAATGAGACATTAGATCCTCATCAATTAAAGACAAGTTTCAATTTAATGAGTCAAGAAGTTGAAGCTCTTTATCCTTTAGTGCAAGCCGAACATTTAGTCATAGGCTATGTTGAGAAAGCTCAACAACATGAAAACGCTGATAAGCTAAAAGTTTGTCAAGTTAATGTTGGAGATGAATCTTTACAAATTATTTGTGGTGCGCCAAATGTTGATGCAGGACAGAAGGTTATTGTTGCTTTGGCAGGTGCTGTTTTACCAGGTAATTTTAAGATTAAAAAAGCGAAAATTCGTGGTGTTGAATCAAATGGAATGATTTGTTCTTTGGCGGAGTTAGGTGTACAAGACTTTGATAAATCTGAAAAAGGAATATATGTATTAGATGACCAAGCACCTATTGGACAAGATCCTTTAAAATATATGGGGCTTGATGATTGGGTCTTAGACCTAGACTTGACTGCTAATCGCGCAGATTTATTATCGATGAGAGGTGTTGCTTACGATGTTAAAGCCATGCTTGATATTGAACTAGAAATAAAAAAACCTCAAGTCCATAGAAAATCATCTCAAGCAAAATTAGAAATAAGAACAGAAACGAAAGATGCACCAATATATTATGGTCAAATAATTGAAAACATCCAAGTTAAAGACAGCCCTTATTGGTTAAAATCTAGACTCTTATCTGCAGGCATACGGCCTATTAACAACGTTGTCGATATAACCAATTATGTGATGTTAGAGTATGGGCAACCCCTTCATGCTTTTGACTATGAAAAAGTAAATTCACAAGAGATTCTTGTCAGAAATGCAAAAGAAGATGAAGTAATCTTAACTTTAGATGAAACTGAAAGAAAATTACTTACAACAGATATAGTCATTACTGATGGAAAAAAACCAATTGCACTGGCGGGAGTTATGGGAGGTTTTGAAACCGAAGTAGATGTAAACACAAAATCAATTCTATTAGAATCAGCTGTTTTCAATCCTGTTTCAGTTCGTAAAACATCAAAGAGGTTGAATTT harbors:
- a CDS encoding Bax inhibitor-1/YccA family protein, which translates into the protein MRMRSTNPVLTKMSNYDYVTDRPITYTNVTVKTLFLLGIAVLTALASLIYFPEFLTPGVLIGAMIIGFISVIIGTRSINYAPIFGIIYAVSEGLVLGVVSALFAYMYEGIVITALTTTLLVFVIMLLLFSTNVIKVNQKFASFMVVALISVIIMSLIGILLPSVFGGSFYTIIVLVSAGLSAFFLLLDFQSIKTSVESGMDQKVGWILALGLMITIVWIYIEMLRLLALFSRNN
- the pheS gene encoding phenylalanine--tRNA ligase subunit alpha — encoded protein: MIMQEKINLLVKKAIEELNHTKDMNELMLLKSKFLGKKSEFNQFMQEIKNLPNEEKPKVGQMVNLAKNEISQKINEVKRQIEEEQILNQLKKETIDISLPGKKFPLGKKHVITQTIEEIEDIFIGLGYEIKEGPEQEQDLYNFEMLNLPKDHPARDMQDSLYISEDTLLRTHTSPVQVRTLLEYVGKKPVKIIAPGRVYRKDDDDQTHSHQFHQVEALVVDKKTSLSDLKGTLLIAAQKLFGSERQIRLRPSYFPFTEPSVEVDVSCYVCSGKGCSMCKETGWIEILGAGMVNNNVLKAAGYDPDLYQGFAIGFGVERIAMLKLGIDDIRNLYTNDLRFNSQF